Within Scyliorhinus canicula chromosome 14, sScyCan1.1, whole genome shotgun sequence, the genomic segment CTCCTTCCGTCTCTTCCTCGACTCTTACTGGGTGCTTCCACGTCCATGCATCCCCCTTTTCTCGTCTTTCTGCCTCTTTGCGCCttttcccacatgtttcctctatgcttcttcttctttctctttcctttctgctggCTTTGACCCTCTTTCCTTCTATTTTTCCCTGTGACGCCTCCCTTTCACCCTCGCAAGAATCAGGACTTGTTTGTCCCTCATCTTTTCTTCTATCAttctctccctcctcttctcgttccttttctttttccattcCCTTTTTTGCCCATTCCAAAAGGTCTATTACATCTACTTCGTCCTGCAACTGCTTTCTCTTTTGGCTTAACTCATCCAACTCCTCTTCTGTTTTCCTCGTCTCTTCCTCTACACCTTTTTTCTTTTCTAGCTCCCTTCGTTCCCAATCCTCCATCGTCATCGGTTTTGTGTCAAATGCTCCCTCAAAATTCATCGTGCCTGATATAACTGGATATAGTCCCGTGGAACCCTGTTCCTCTGAGTATGGGGACGGGGCTACATTTGGATCTTCTCATTTTGCTTTTTCCTGAAGTTGCACTGGCATTTGCATCCATATTTCCCTCCATGCCCTTctcctttctttcccttccttttcaaacaatgccagtatctctagttctttttctcgcttctcctttcttttcttagatttatcttttattttatagttctttatcattcccttctggtcctcacatctctctacgcaccaagtgccttcctccggccacggtgtattagttttacttgttctgttggcccattttttagaaacgtgttttatgtctcccctgagggctgggaatttatcccctaatgtttccactggtgttttaatttggtgtgccattacttgtcttttcggattactgtcacaatttttatCACTTAATCCGTCAGAGTTGGGTGTTACAGTGATTATTACTTGCTGTGTCGTTTTTTCCGTGTTCAGTCCCCTGTTTACCTT encodes:
- the LOC119977732 gene encoding vicilin-like seed storage protein At2g18540, coding for MNFEGAFDTKPMTMEDWERRELEKKKGVEEETRKTEEELDELSQKRKQLQDEVDVIDLLEWAKKGMEKEKEREEEGENDRRKDEGQTSPDSCEGEREASQGKIEGKRVKASRKERERRRSIEETCGKRRKEAERREKGEAEMEASPS